CGCGGCCGCGCTAGTTGTTGTGCTGTCCCTGTTCTCGCCGGCGCCGGTGTCCGGGCAGGCCGTGGCGACGTCGTGCACGGCGTCGCTCATCACCAGCTTCACTCCGTGCCTCGGGTACATCACCAACAGCACCAGCGGCGGGGGTTCGTCGCCGACGGCGGACTGCTGCCGGTCCCTAGCGGGGGTGGTGAACGTGAGCACGAGCTGCGCCTGCCTCATCCTCACCGGCAACGTGCCGCTCGGTCTGCCCATCAACCGGACCCTCGCCGTGACGCTGCCCAAGGCCTGCAACTCCATGTCCGTCCCGCTTCAGTGCAAAGGTTGCCTTCTTCAGTCCAGTCCAACCCCGTTCCAGAACACGGCCGGGAAATTCGTGGTGTTCTGAAACTAATGTGAAATTTGGTCCGCAGATACGTCGGCTCAGCTCCCAGCTCCAGGTCCCGTCGGAGTCTCTCCTGCCATGCCGCCGCTGCGTAAGAACCTCCTCGCTTAATTGATCATCTATACATGCTCGTCCCTGTCGCCACTAATTCTCACTGATGACACGTTATGGATTCTGACAAATTTACAGCGCCAATGACGCCGGAGCTGCCGGCGCCGACGCCGGAGCCCACCGTGACGATGCCGCCGAGCAGCCCGAGCCAAGGGCAGACAAGACCGCAGGTGGCGCCCAGCTCTGCCTGGAGGGCCGGCTCTGGTGTGCCTGTGCTCTTTGCTGTCGTTGGAGCCATGCTGGTTTGAGCTG
This region of Lolium perenne isolate Kyuss_39 chromosome 2, Kyuss_2.0, whole genome shotgun sequence genomic DNA includes:
- the LOC127321902 gene encoding non-specific lipid transfer protein GPI-anchored 21 — its product is MDSKLLALAAAALVVVLSLFSPAPVSGQAVATSCTASLITSFTPCLGYITNSTSGGGSSPTADCCRSLAGVVNVSTSCACLILTGNVPLGLPINRTLAVTLPKACNSMSVPLQCKDTSAQLPAPGPVGVSPAMPPLPPMTPELPAPTPEPTVTMPPSSPSQGQTRPQVAPSSAWRAGSGVPVLFAVVGAMLV